DNA from Kitasatospora herbaricolor:
ACTGATGCGACATGCTCCGAAATCGCACAAAATCGATCACTTTCGGGCGCGCCTTGATCGTCTCAGGTCGATGAATTGACGGAGAACGGGGCGGAAGTCACACTCCGTCAGCCCTGGGAGTGGCTTTTGCCGAGGTGGGGCCCCCGGCGGCCGGGCTTCACTCCTCAGTGCGAACGGGGACGACGCCGCGCGGGCATCGGGACCACTCCACCGAGTGACGGGGCGTCCGGGGCGTTCTGCGGCGAGCCCGGGACGGGAGGGAGCCCCGCGCCGGCGCAGAGCAGCTCGCCCCAGGCCGCCAGGTGGCGCTCGAAGCGCCCGTCGGACGGCGTCCAGGACGCCCGGATCTCGATCTCGGTCGAGGACGGCCGGTCCGCGAGCGCGCCGAAGTACTGCGAGGCGCACCGGGTCACCGTGCCGCCCGCCTCCGCGTAGCCGGCGCCGTGCGCCTGCAGGGCGTCCAGCAGCCAGGCCCAGCCGACCTCGGACAGCATCGGGTCGGCCGCCATCTCCGGCTCCAGCTCGGCGCGGGTCATCGTGACCACCCGGAAGTCGCCGTGCCAGGCCTCCTGGCCGGCCGGGTCGTGCAGCAGCACGATCCGCCCGTCCGCCAGCTCCTCGCCGTCCACCTCGACCGAGGCGGTCAGCGCGAACGCGTACGGGGCCAGCCGGCGCGGCGCCGGGGCAGGGGAGAGCTGCACCTCGGGGCGGAGCCTCGCTCCGCTCAGCGCCTCGACCGCGTCGCGGAACTCGATCGGCGCCGACTCCTTGCCCGTTCCTCCACCTTGTGCGGGGTGCCCGCCGACCGCTGCCATGACCCGAAGACTAGGTCGGACGGAGCCGCAATTCGCGCAACTTCCGTTTGTGCGGCGTGCCGAGGCCCGTCCGGCGGGCAATGTTGGAGCTTCGCACCACCCGGGGGCGGGAAGTCGCGCCCGGGGCGCGTGCGAAGATTTGGACCGTGAGCGAGACAACGGCAGACACCACCGGTCAGCAGCCCCCCGCGCGCCGCGGCGCCGCGTACGACTCAGCGTTCCTGCGCGCCTGCCGGCGCGAGCCGGTGCCGCACACCCCGGTGTGGTTCATGCGCCAGGCCGGGCGCTCGCTGCCGGAGTACCTGAAGGTCCGCGAGGGCATCCCCATGCTGGAGTCCTGCATGCGGCCCGAGCTGGTCAAGGAGATCACCCTGCAGCCGGTGCGCCGGCACAAGGTGGACGCGGCGATCTTCTTCAGCGACATCGTGGTGCCGCTGAAGGCCATCGGCATCGACGTCGACATCAAGCCGGGCATCGGCCCGGTCATCGCCGACCCGATCCGCACCCCCGAGGACCTCAAGCGGCTGCGGAACCTGGAGCCGGACGACGTCCCCTACATCACCGAGGCCGTCGGCCTGCTGGTGGACGAGCTCGGCTCCACCCCGCTGATCGGCTTCGCCGGCGCCCCGTACACGCTGGCCAGCTACCTGGTCGAGGGCGGGCCCTCGAAGAACCACGAGAACACCAAGGCCATGATGTACGGCCGGCCGGAGCTCTGGGCCGAGCTGGTCGACCGCCTCGCCGACATCACCGCCGCCTTCCTGAAGGTGCAGATCGAGGCGGGCGCCTCGGCCGTGCAGCTCTTCGACTCCTGGGTCGGCGCGCTCGCCCCGGACGACTACCGTCGCTCCGTCATGCCGGCCAGCACCAAGGTGTTCGACGCGGTCGCCGGGTACGGCGTGCCGCGGATCCACTTCGGCGTCGGCACCGGCGAGCTGCTCGGGCTGATGGGCCAGGCCGGCGCGGACGTGGTCGGCGTCGACTGGCGGGTGCCGCTGAACGTCGCCGCCGAGCGGGTCGGCCCCGGCAAGGCCCTGCAGGGCAACCTCGACCCCGCCGTGCTCTTCGCCCCGACCCGCGCGGTGGAGACCAAGGCCCGCGAGGTGCTGCACGCCGCCCAGGCGCTCGGCAGCAGCGGCCACATCTTCAACCTCGGCCACGGCGTGCTGCCCAGCATGGACCCGGACGCGCTGAGCCGGCTGGTCGCCTTCGTGCACGAGAGCAGCGCGCGCTGAGCCCTGCCTGAGCCCTGCCCCCGACCGGTGGTCCGTGAGCAGGGAGCAGTGAGCGGTACGGCGGCGGCCGGCGGACCGGGGTGGTCCGCCGGCCGCCGCCGCGTTCTCACCGCGGGTCGGGTCCGTCCCCCGGCGCCGACCAGGGTTCGCGCGCCGGGGCCTGCGCCGCGCCGTCCGGGCGGGCCGCCTTCCGCCTGCGGCCGAGGTACCAGAGCATCCAGCCCAGCGGCGCCAGCACCAGCAGGAACGGCGCGACGGCCGCCAGGGCGATCAGCAGACCCTTGACGATCATCGACAGCACGTGCCAGCCGCCGCCCAGCGCCGAGCCCACCGAGGCCCAGAAGCCGTCCTTCTTCTTCGCCCGCTCCGCCGCCGGCGGCGGAGCGGGCGCCTCCCGCCGCAGCTCCAGCGTGATGGTGGAGAGCGAGGTCTTCGCGGTCAGCTCCGTCTGCTGCTTCTGCAGCGACTCCAGGTCCGCCTGGCGGCGGCTGAGCTCCGCCTCCAGCGACACCACGTCGGCGAGCGACTTCGCCTGCGCCATCAGCGCGCGCACCCGCTCCACGCTGGCCTGCTGGCTCTGCACCCGGCTGGCGACGTCGACCACCTGCTGGGTGAGGTCGTCCGCCTGGCTGTTGCGCGAGACCACCTTGCCCAGGGCGGCGAGCTGGTCCAGCGTCTTCTGATAGGACCCGGACGGCACCTTCAGCACGATCTGGCCACCCAGCGGTCCGCCGTCCCGCTCGCCGCCGGGGGCGCCGGAACCTGCCGCCCCGCTGACCGTCTCCTTGCCGACGTAGCCGCCGGCGCCGGCGGCCAGGCCGCGGGCCTGGGCCATCGCCTGGTCGAGGTCCTTGGCCACCAGCGTCAGCTGGGCGGTGTAGGCGATCAGACGGCTGTCGGCGGTCACCGCCGGGACCGGCTCCGCTCCGGCGCCGGCCGCGCCCCCGGTCGCCGGAGCGGCCGGTGCGGCGCCGGCGGCCTTCCCCGCGGCGTCGGCCGCCTGCGGCGCCTGGACCGGGGCCTTCGCCGAGTCCGACGAGGACCTGCCGCCCTCGGCGGAGCATCCGCCGATCAGCACCGCGACCGCCAGCACCGCCGCCGCGAGCACCCCCGGTCCGCGTCCTGCTGCTCCCATGGTCAAAGCCCTCCCCGTCCTCGCTCCGAGCCCCGTCCGGGTGCTCCGAACCATTCGACGGGCTGACGGCCTGTCGGGATCCGCCCGGGAGATCGCAACTCGGTCACGGGTCGGCGGCGGCCCGGACTCGGCCGGTCCGTTTGGACGGCCGTGCACCCAAATGCCCGGTGGCGGGCCCCGCCACCTGCGGCCGGAGACCCGGAGCCCGTGACCCGGAGCCCGTGACCCGCCGCCCCGCCGGAGCCGGAACACCGGAGCCGGCCGGCCGCTCAGCCGGCCGGGCGCAGGGCGATCCTGGCGTAGGCGCGGACGTCGGCGTCGGAGTCGGCCGACCGGGCCCGCAGAGCCTCGGCCACGGCCGGGGTGCCGGCCTGCGGGGCCAGTGCCCGGACGGCGGCCTTGCGGACGTCCATGTGCTCGTCGGCGAGCAGCGCCAGCAGCGGTGCCAGCCCCGCCGGCCCGGTTCGCCCCAGGGCGCCGGCCGCCGCCTTGCGGACCTGCCAGGCCTCGTCCGGTGCGGCCGCCAGGGCGTCCAGCGGGGCCGGGCAGCCGATCCCGGCGGCGCCCTGCAGGGCGGCGGCCCGCACCAGCGGGTCCGGGTCGGCGGCCAGCCGGACGAGCACCGGCGCGGCCGCCGGGTCGCCGATGGTGCCCAGGCCCTCGCCGACGGCCACCCGCACCTCGCGGGAGGCGTCCTCGGCGGCCCGGGCCAGCGGCCCGGCCGCGTCCAGCGAGACCAGGCCGTGTACGGCCTGCAGCCGGACCGGGACCTCCGGGTCGGTCAGCGCGGCGGCGAAGCCCCCGGCACTGCCCGTCCGCAACGAGCGCGCGACGTCCAGCGCGCCGGCCCGGACCGCCGGGTCCGCGGAGCCGGCGGCCGCCCGCAGCGGTTCGGCCAGCGCGGCCGCGTCCAGCACCTCGACCAGCTCACGCAGTCCGGCGACGGCCGCCGCCCGGACGGAGCCGTCCGGGTCGGCCAGCGCCCGGGCGAGTTCGCTGCCGGTGCCCTCCGGCGCGGCCTCGGTGAGGACGCTCACGGTGGTGCGGCGCACGTCCGCCGCCGGGTCGCCGAGGTAGGGGAGCAGCTGGGCCAGCGTCGGCTGCTCCTCGGCCAGCCGGAGCAGGTCGAGCAGGCGTGCGGCCGCGGGGGCGCCGGCCTGCGGCCCTTCGCCCGCGCCGGCGGCCGCCCCGGCCGGGGCGGCGCTCGTGCCGGTGCGTCCGACCGGCATCGCGTGCACCTCGCCGAGCACGGTGACCTCGCCGCCGGGCGGCTCCAGGCCCTCCACCGGGACGAGGTAGGGAGCCAC
Protein-coding regions in this window:
- a CDS encoding DUF3000 domain-containing protein codes for the protein MAAVGGHPAQGGGTGKESAPIEFRDAVEALSGARLRPEVQLSPAPAPRRLAPYAFALTASVEVDGEELADGRIVLLHDPAGQEAWHGDFRVVTMTRAELEPEMAADPMLSEVGWAWLLDALQAHGAGYAEAGGTVTRCASQYFGALADRPSSTEIEIRASWTPSDGRFERHLAAWGELLCAGAGLPPVPGSPQNAPDAPSLGGVVPMPARRRPRSH
- the hemE gene encoding uroporphyrinogen decarboxylase, which gives rise to MSETTADTTGQQPPARRGAAYDSAFLRACRREPVPHTPVWFMRQAGRSLPEYLKVREGIPMLESCMRPELVKEITLQPVRRHKVDAAIFFSDIVVPLKAIGIDVDIKPGIGPVIADPIRTPEDLKRLRNLEPDDVPYITEAVGLLVDELGSTPLIGFAGAPYTLASYLVEGGPSKNHENTKAMMYGRPELWAELVDRLADITAAFLKVQIEAGASAVQLFDSWVGALAPDDYRRSVMPASTKVFDAVAGYGVPRIHFGVGTGELLGLMGQAGADVVGVDWRVPLNVAAERVGPGKALQGNLDPAVLFAPTRAVETKAREVLHAAQALGSSGHIFNLGHGVLPSMDPDALSRLVAFVHESSAR
- a CDS encoding DUF4349 domain-containing protein — encoded protein: MGAAGRGPGVLAAAVLAVAVLIGGCSAEGGRSSSDSAKAPVQAPQAADAAGKAAGAAPAAPATGGAAGAGAEPVPAVTADSRLIAYTAQLTLVAKDLDQAMAQARGLAAGAGGYVGKETVSGAAGSGAPGGERDGGPLGGQIVLKVPSGSYQKTLDQLAALGKVVSRNSQADDLTQQVVDVASRVQSQQASVERVRALMAQAKSLADVVSLEAELSRRQADLESLQKQQTELTAKTSLSTITLELRREAPAPPPAAERAKKKDGFWASVGSALGGGWHVLSMIVKGLLIALAAVAPFLLVLAPLGWMLWYLGRRRKAARPDGAAQAPAREPWSAPGDGPDPR